The Solibacillus isronensis genome window below encodes:
- a CDS encoding MFS transporter: MSTTTVKQSNPVYPIMVSIGICHLINDTMQAVIPAMFPLLERDLGLTFTQLGMISFVLNMVASLLQPAVGFMTDKKPFPYALPLGMVSSFIGLTMLILAGEYWMILVSVLFLGLGSAIFHPEGSRVSFMAAGNKRGLAQSIYQVGGNSGQALAPLLSAFIILPFGMYGVSVILIFTAIGIFLLTKISMWYKRQLEAEKKSKIKKMLISSLPPLTKKQVGMALLVLLFIIFARSFYVTNITSFYVFYLSEQYGMSVERGQLFIFIFMAVGVVGTFFGGPLSDRFGRKNVILLSVIAPIPFCLALPFVPLPAVIVLLIIIGLLIMVSFTVTVVYAQELVPSKIGTMAGLTVGVAFGMGAIGSVVIGILIDKMGIHFTMNAISVLTLLLLVAFFLPRDRVGE; the protein is encoded by the coding sequence ATGTCGACTACAACAGTAAAACAATCAAACCCTGTCTACCCAATTATGGTCTCAATAGGGATATGTCACTTAATTAATGATACGATGCAGGCAGTTATACCGGCAATGTTCCCATTATTGGAGCGGGACTTAGGATTAACGTTTACGCAGCTTGGTATGATTTCATTTGTTCTTAACATGGTTGCCAGTCTGCTACAGCCGGCCGTCGGATTTATGACAGATAAGAAGCCATTTCCGTATGCACTCCCGCTTGGAATGGTGAGCTCGTTTATCGGGCTGACAATGCTCATATTAGCGGGCGAATACTGGATGATTTTAGTGTCGGTCCTATTCTTGGGACTTGGTTCAGCCATTTTCCACCCGGAAGGTTCACGCGTATCGTTTATGGCTGCGGGTAATAAGCGCGGCTTAGCTCAGTCTATTTATCAGGTGGGGGGCAATAGCGGACAGGCATTAGCCCCATTGCTAAGCGCATTTATCATTTTGCCATTCGGGATGTACGGCGTTTCCGTTATTCTTATTTTTACAGCGATCGGTATCTTTTTATTAACGAAAATATCGATGTGGTATAAACGTCAGCTCGAAGCGGAAAAGAAATCAAAAATCAAAAAAATGCTGATTTCGTCCTTGCCGCCTTTAACGAAAAAGCAAGTTGGGATGGCTTTACTCGTGCTGCTGTTCATTATATTTGCCCGTTCGTTTTACGTTACGAATATAACAAGTTTCTATGTCTTTTATTTATCGGAACAATATGGGATGAGTGTTGAGCGCGGTCAGCTGTTTATCTTTATCTTCATGGCAGTTGGGGTTGTAGGTACATTTTTTGGTGGTCCATTGTCAGATCGCTTCGGTCGGAAAAATGTTATATTGCTGTCGGTGATCGCACCGATTCCGTTCTGCTTGGCACTACCGTTTGTTCCGTTGCCTGCTGTAATCGTTTTACTCATTATTATCGGATTGCTGATTATGGTTAGCTTTACAGTGACGGTAGTGTATGCACAGGAACTTGTCCCATCGAAAATCGGTACAATGGCCGGTTTAACAGTCGGTGTAGCATTTGGGATGGGGGCAATTGGCTCGGTTGTTATCGGAATCCTTATCGATAAGATGGGCATTCACTTTACAATGAATGCCATATCGGTACTGACATTATTGTTACTCGTAGCATTTTTCCTGCCGCGTGATCGAGTAGGGGAATAG
- a CDS encoding LutC/YkgG family protein, producing MIQNRESFLQTVAARLGRSAPSLTKPERNWKHLPQHEVLKDASMEELIEVLREQCLNIHTTLKKCTQQQLPEILNETIADYGGGRVIYTNDPRYGVLNVLSVFEQYEHLKWQAANGKQNIDFAEQANVGVVISDVTLAESGTIMLQASPEVGRTLSFLPENSIAIIPKRSIVPRMTQAAQFLREQSHVSSCINFITGPSNSADIEMNLVVGVHGPVRMTYILVEDY from the coding sequence ATGATCCAAAATCGAGAATCCTTTTTACAAACAGTGGCTGCTCGTCTTGGCAGGTCCGCCCCTTCTTTAACAAAACCGGAGCGAAACTGGAAGCACCTCCCTCAACACGAAGTATTAAAGGATGCTTCGATGGAAGAACTTATCGAAGTGTTGAGAGAACAATGCTTGAATATCCACACTACATTGAAAAAATGCACACAGCAGCAGTTGCCTGAAATATTAAATGAAACAATTGCAGACTATGGTGGCGGGCGTGTAATTTACACCAATGATCCGCGTTATGGAGTATTGAATGTGTTATCGGTTTTTGAACAATACGAACATTTAAAGTGGCAAGCTGCTAACGGTAAACAAAATATCGACTTTGCTGAACAGGCAAATGTCGGTGTCGTAATCAGCGACGTGACATTAGCGGAGTCCGGCACAATTATGCTTCAGGCGTCACCGGAAGTTGGCCGAACGCTTTCATTTTTGCCTGAAAATTCGATTGCCATTATACCGAAAAGGAGCATCGTTCCCCGTATGACACAAGCTGCCCAGTTTTTACGAGAGCAGTCACATGTATCGTCCTGTATTAATTTCATTACAGGACCAAGTAACTCTGCAGATATCGAAATGAACTTAGTCGTCGGCGTGCATGGACCGGTGAGAATGACTTATATTTTGGTGGAGGATTATTAA
- a CDS encoding LutB/LldF family L-lactate oxidation iron-sulfur protein, whose product MAMKISQQKFNERLSSNLENDFMRGAVAGAQHRFQTRRSAAVDSLNWEEWRNHGEEIRQHVLENLDYYLYELSTNVEARGGHVFFAQTAEEATEYISTIAKQKNAKKIVKAKSMVTEEINLNSRLEQIGCEVIETDLGEYILQLDDHDPPSHIVTPALHKNKDQIREVFEQKIGYTASSQPEELALHARKVLRDHYLTADIGITGCNFAVAETGSVCLVTNEGNADLVTALPKTQISVMGMERLVPTFEEMEVLVGMLTRSAVGQKLTSYITVLTGTKEALEVDGPEEFHLVIVDNGRSSILGGEFQSILQCIRCAACINTCPVYRHVGGHTYGSIYSGPIGAVLSPLLGGYDDYKELPYASTLCGACTDVCPVKIPLHQLLHKHREVIVEREGRAPISESLLMQAFGMGTSSQSIYQLGTKVASTVMKPFTKNEKITNGPGPLKNWTAYRDFPSVQKERFRDWFEQHNKGGKSK is encoded by the coding sequence ATGGCGATGAAAATCAGTCAGCAAAAATTTAATGAACGCCTTTCGTCCAACTTGGAAAATGATTTTATGCGTGGTGCCGTAGCCGGCGCACAGCACCGTTTTCAAACGAGACGAAGCGCCGCTGTAGATTCTTTAAACTGGGAAGAATGGCGCAATCATGGAGAAGAAATCCGGCAGCATGTACTGGAAAATCTCGATTACTATTTATATGAATTGAGTACAAACGTCGAAGCGCGAGGCGGCCATGTATTTTTTGCACAAACTGCTGAAGAAGCTACTGAATACATTTCAACAATTGCCAAACAAAAAAATGCCAAGAAAATAGTGAAAGCAAAATCGATGGTAACCGAAGAAATCAATTTAAACTCACGCTTGGAACAAATCGGATGTGAAGTTATTGAAACTGATTTAGGCGAATATATTTTACAGCTAGATGACCATGACCCGCCTTCTCATATCGTGACACCGGCACTTCATAAAAATAAAGATCAGATTCGGGAAGTATTTGAACAAAAAATTGGCTATACGGCTTCCTCCCAACCAGAGGAACTAGCACTGCATGCCCGCAAAGTTTTACGTGATCATTACTTAACAGCGGATATTGGTATTACAGGATGCAATTTTGCAGTTGCCGAAACAGGTTCTGTTTGTTTAGTAACTAATGAAGGAAATGCGGATTTAGTAACAGCCTTGCCGAAAACACAAATTTCCGTCATGGGAATGGAGCGTTTAGTTCCTACATTTGAAGAAATGGAAGTTCTTGTCGGCATGCTGACACGCAGCGCGGTTGGCCAGAAGTTGACGAGCTATATAACCGTGCTTACAGGCACAAAAGAAGCGCTCGAAGTCGATGGTCCCGAAGAATTCCATTTAGTTATTGTAGACAATGGACGTTCCTCGATTTTAGGCGGAGAATTCCAGTCAATTTTACAGTGCATTCGCTGTGCTGCATGTATTAATACGTGCCCTGTTTACCGCCATGTCGGTGGACATACGTACGGATCTATTTACTCAGGTCCGATTGGTGCCGTATTATCCCCCTTATTGGGTGGCTATGATGATTATAAAGAGCTGCCTTACGCCTCTACTTTATGTGGCGCATGCACGGATGTATGCCCAGTGAAAATTCCGTTGCACCAATTGCTTCATAAGCATCGGGAAGTAATCGTTGAACGGGAAGGCCGTGCCCCGATAAGTGAAAGTTTGTTAATGCAGGCATTTGGAATGGGCACTTCTTCGCAATCAATCTATCAGTTAGGCACTAAAGTAGCTTCAACCGTTATGAAGCCGTTCACGAAAAACGAGAAAATTACAAATGGTCCTGGTCCTCTGAAAAACTGGACAGCGTATCGTGATTTTCCCTCTGTGCAAAAAGAACGTTTTCGTGACTGGTTTGAGCAGCATAACAAAGGAGGCAAATCCAAATGA
- a CDS encoding (Fe-S)-binding protein, with protein MNVSLFATCLVDMVQSNIGKNTVELLERLGCTVSFPKGQTCCGQPAYNSGYVKASKETMKNTIQVFEDAEVIVCPSGSCAYMLKEYVHIFKDEPLWHEKAQRIADKTYELTQFIVDVLKIENVGAKLNGTATYHPSCHMTRLLKVQKAPLTLLQHVEGLELLEMPLKENCCGFGGTFSIKMGQISEQMVDEKIASAEQIAVHYLIGADAGCLMNIGGRIDRKNIDIKTMHIAEILNSR; from the coding sequence ATGAATGTATCATTATTCGCTACATGTTTAGTCGATATGGTTCAAAGTAATATCGGGAAAAACACGGTTGAGTTGTTGGAACGCTTAGGTTGTACAGTAAGCTTTCCAAAAGGCCAAACTTGTTGCGGTCAACCAGCCTATAATAGTGGCTATGTAAAAGCCTCTAAAGAAACGATGAAAAATACAATTCAAGTATTTGAAGACGCAGAAGTCATCGTCTGTCCATCAGGTTCTTGTGCTTACATGCTAAAAGAATATGTTCATATTTTTAAAGATGAGCCGCTTTGGCATGAAAAAGCACAACGAATCGCAGACAAAACATATGAACTGACACAATTTATTGTCGATGTACTTAAAATTGAAAATGTCGGAGCAAAACTAAACGGAACGGCTACTTATCACCCTTCCTGTCATATGACGCGCTTATTGAAAGTACAGAAAGCTCCCCTCACATTGCTCCAGCATGTAGAAGGCCTTGAATTGCTGGAAATGCCTTTAAAAGAAAATTGCTGCGGTTTTGGCGGGACATTTTCTATTAAAATGGGCCAAATATCTGAACAAATGGTAGATGAAAAGATTGCTTCTGCTGAGCAGATTGCTGTCCACTACTTAATCGGGGCTGATGCAGGCTGTCTTATGAATATCGGCGGACGGATTGACCGGAAAAACATTGACATAAAAACAATGCATATCGCAGAAATATTGAATAGCCGTTAA
- a CDS encoding FadR/GntR family transcriptional regulator yields MPKTKKLYEQIAAIIEQKITNGDISPGDKLDSVEQLAKNFEVGRSAIREALTALQARGIIEIRQGEGTYIRKVTAQDISLNIPTYASFSQQDLQQIFEVRKILELGLIENAAKRRTARHLEQLKEALIKMNDALIDPETSSNADMRFHAIIAEAADNPLLVSMLQSVSKPIAQQIQHTRSILSTTDHAALYNLHEEHTAIYSALVNADDVQAKQAMAKHLETVESLLFDK; encoded by the coding sequence GTGCCTAAAACAAAAAAACTATATGAACAAATAGCCGCTATTATAGAACAAAAAATTACGAACGGGGATATTTCACCTGGCGATAAACTGGATTCTGTTGAACAGCTTGCAAAAAATTTTGAAGTTGGCCGCTCTGCTATTCGTGAAGCTTTAACAGCTCTTCAGGCTCGCGGTATTATCGAAATCCGCCAAGGAGAAGGAACTTATATCCGCAAAGTAACGGCCCAGGATATTTCATTGAACATTCCTACATATGCCTCCTTTTCACAGCAGGATTTACAACAAATATTTGAAGTACGAAAAATTCTAGAATTAGGTTTAATTGAAAATGCCGCAAAGCGCAGAACGGCTCGTCACCTTGAACAATTAAAAGAAGCGCTCATCAAAATGAACGATGCCTTGATCGATCCTGAGACAAGCAGTAACGCCGATATGCGCTTTCATGCAATCATTGCTGAAGCAGCGGACAACCCTTTACTCGTTTCGATGCTACAAAGTGTTTCAAAGCCGATTGCACAGCAAATCCAGCATACCCGTTCCATTTTATCCACTACAGATCATGCGGCTTTATACAATTTGCATGAGGAACATACCGCTATTTATAGCGCTTTAGTAAATGCAGATGATGTACAAGCTAAACAAGCGATGGCAAAACATCTTGAAACAGTCGAATCATTACTTTTCGACAAATAA
- a CDS encoding histidine kinase: MKHVKGRLDESILVCVYYGQNGERLIRRGHKLATLLDCPLYVLTVDSKPIDAFDAEKSGYIEQWKELTDELEVEQFIIKDNEKRPFHKVITEIAMDFNITQIIVGQSAQSRWEEITKGSFLNVLLKEVPFVDFHIVSVKRPSEDELIDVYEKGVRAYIIQENDYYKVVFTCPKIVALEGIFFKEIGTDFDNGIFKFNYNGKLLEADITEGTVNNPEILPKDRFTSLKP, encoded by the coding sequence ATGAAACATGTTAAAGGCCGATTAGACGAAAGTATTTTGGTTTGTGTATATTACGGACAAAATGGTGAGCGTTTAATTCGCCGAGGACACAAGCTTGCTACATTACTTGACTGCCCATTATATGTGTTGACTGTTGATTCAAAGCCAATTGATGCATTTGATGCGGAAAAATCCGGCTATATCGAGCAGTGGAAAGAACTGACTGATGAGTTGGAAGTAGAACAGTTTATTATTAAGGATAATGAAAAGCGTCCATTCCATAAAGTCATTACAGAAATTGCAATGGACTTTAACATTACCCAAATCATCGTGGGTCAGAGTGCCCAAAGCCGCTGGGAGGAAATCACAAAAGGTTCTTTCTTGAATGTTCTCTTAAAAGAAGTACCATTCGTCGATTTTCATATAGTATCGGTAAAGCGTCCTTCTGAGGATGAACTGATCGATGTATACGAAAAAGGTGTTCGTGCTTATATAATCCAGGAAAATGATTATTATAAAGTCGTGTTTACATGCCCTAAAATTGTGGCACTTGAAGGAATTTTCTTTAAGGAAATTGGGACAGACTTCGATAATGGTATATTCAAGTTTAATTATAACGGGAAGCTTTTAGAAGCTGATATAACAGAAGGTACTGTTAACAACCCTGAAATTCTCCCTAAAGATCGCTTTACATCACTAAAACCTTAA
- a CDS encoding Na+/H+ antiporter subunit A, producing MVVAFSIMLPFLVAALIPLIYRKFKNIHLGWFVLLVPVALFSLLATYIPRIANGEVFIRTFEWIPTFGINITTYLDGLSMIFSLLITGVGSLVILYSIFYLSTKESLHHFYCYLLLFMGAMLGVVFSDNLMVLYVFWELTSVSSFLLIAFWHHRKASRAGARKAMTITVSGGVAMLAGFLMLYVASGTFSIREIIANLDVVQSSVYFVPAMCLVLLGAFTKSAQFPFHIWLQDAMEAPTPVSAYLHSATMVKAGIYLVARTTPIFGGHEVWFWAVSGVGLLTLFWGSFNAVRQYDLKALLAYSTISQLGLIMSLFGLGSAALHFGYSTQSVIYTQATFAALFHLINHSTFKGALFMMVGIVDHEVGTRDIRRLGGLMSLMPFTFTIAVIGSASMAGLPPFNGFLSKEMFFTATLKITQLDIFSLDSIGLIFPIIAWVASVFTFIYCVIIVMRTFFGKIQPDRLEKPPHEAPFGMLISPFILVAFVIGIFIFPNVLGHYILSPAMASIYPMFPSVEEMTPHIAAWHGYINTELIMTFGVIVVGVFLYRTLKKWRPVYLWIPQSFTLNAIYERVINSSESVSGRVTNRYMNGNLTYYFVYIYVFFVTLLAGYMIYADVFSWNPSKDSVIEPYELVLVFVMIAAAIAIIFAKQRITVVLLNGVLGYSVAFFFVVFRAPDLALTQLVVESVTTALFLLSFKYLPKLKNEYISKSWRFAKVTISVAVGATVTLIGLAVMNYDRFEPISKYFEDSYDLAGGKNIVNTILGDFRAFDTMLEVVVLFIAGLGVYTLIKLKAKKGDGDVESK from the coding sequence TTGGTTGTTGCTTTTTCGATTATGCTCCCATTTCTTGTTGCAGCATTAATCCCATTAATATACAGGAAATTTAAGAATATCCATTTAGGTTGGTTCGTTTTACTTGTTCCTGTTGCTTTATTTTCGCTTTTAGCTACATATATCCCTCGAATTGCCAATGGTGAAGTATTCATTAGGACATTTGAGTGGATCCCCACTTTCGGTATTAATATTACTACTTATTTAGACGGCTTGAGTATGATTTTTAGCTTACTCATTACTGGGGTAGGCAGTTTAGTAATACTTTACTCAATTTTCTATTTATCAACGAAAGAATCATTACACCATTTCTATTGCTACTTACTATTATTTATGGGCGCGATGTTAGGCGTCGTCTTTTCAGATAACTTAATGGTGCTTTATGTATTTTGGGAATTAACGAGTGTATCGTCATTCCTATTAATCGCATTTTGGCATCATCGTAAAGCATCTCGTGCAGGCGCACGAAAAGCAATGACCATTACGGTTTCTGGTGGTGTTGCGATGCTGGCTGGTTTTTTAATGTTATATGTTGCATCAGGAACGTTTAGTATTCGCGAAATTATTGCGAATTTGGATGTCGTTCAATCGAGCGTTTATTTTGTACCGGCAATGTGTCTTGTACTTTTAGGTGCGTTTACGAAGTCGGCACAGTTCCCGTTCCATATTTGGTTGCAGGATGCAATGGAGGCACCGACACCTGTTTCCGCTTATTTACACTCTGCAACGATGGTAAAAGCGGGTATTTACTTAGTAGCTCGTACAACACCGATTTTTGGCGGGCACGAGGTATGGTTTTGGGCAGTGAGCGGGGTAGGTCTTCTTACATTATTCTGGGGCTCCTTCAATGCGGTCCGCCAGTATGATTTAAAGGCATTGCTAGCATACTCCACAATTAGTCAGCTTGGACTGATTATGTCTTTATTCGGTCTTGGTTCAGCAGCACTGCATTTTGGTTATTCAACACAGTCGGTAATTTATACGCAGGCTACATTTGCTGCATTATTCCATTTAATCAACCACTCGACATTTAAAGGCGCGCTCTTTATGATGGTCGGAATAGTCGACCATGAAGTAGGAACACGCGATATTCGTCGATTAGGCGGATTGATGTCGTTAATGCCGTTTACATTCACGATTGCTGTAATCGGAAGTGCCTCAATGGCAGGGTTACCACCATTCAATGGCTTTTTAAGTAAGGAAATGTTCTTTACAGCTACATTAAAAATTACACAGCTTGATATTTTCTCACTTGATAGCATCGGTCTTATATTCCCGATTATCGCTTGGGTGGCCAGTGTATTTACGTTTATTTACTGTGTCATTATCGTTATGCGTACATTCTTCGGGAAAATACAGCCGGATCGTTTGGAAAAGCCGCCACATGAAGCGCCGTTTGGTATGTTAATTTCACCATTTATTTTAGTTGCCTTCGTGATTGGAATTTTTATATTCCCGAATGTTTTGGGACATTATATTTTAAGTCCGGCGATGGCAAGCATTTACCCAATGTTCCCATCTGTAGAGGAAATGACGCCTCATATCGCAGCATGGCATGGTTATATAAATACGGAACTTATTATGACGTTTGGTGTCATTGTTGTAGGGGTTTTCTTATACCGTACATTAAAAAAATGGCGTCCTGTCTATCTGTGGATACCGCAAAGCTTTACGCTAAATGCGATTTATGAACGTGTGATTAATTCAAGTGAGAGTGTATCAGGACGTGTAACAAACCGTTATATGAACGGTAATTTAACGTATTATTTCGTTTATATCTATGTATTTTTTGTAACGCTACTGGCAGGGTATATGATTTATGCGGACGTATTCAGCTGGAATCCTTCGAAAGACTCGGTGATTGAGCCATATGAATTAGTTCTTGTATTCGTTATGATTGCGGCTGCAATTGCGATTATTTTTGCAAAGCAGCGTATTACAGTCGTGCTGTTGAATGGAGTACTCGGGTATTCTGTTGCCTTTTTCTTCGTAGTATTTAGAGCTCCTGATTTGGCGCTGACGCAGCTTGTCGTTGAATCGGTTACAACAGCACTGTTTTTACTATCATTTAAATATTTACCGAAGCTTAAAAATGAGTATATTTCGAAAAGCTGGCGTTTTGCAAAGGTGACAATTTCGGTTGCGGTCGGTGCAACCGTGACACTGATTGGATTAGCTGTAATGAATTACGATCGTTTTGAACCAATCTCGAAATACTTTGAGGACTCGTATGATCTGGCAGGCGGGAAAAATATCGTCAACACGATATTAGGCGATTTCCGTGCATTTGATACGATGCTTGAAGTAGTTGTACTTTTCATTGCAGGTCTTGGCGTCTACACACTTATTAAGCTTAAGGCGAAAAAGGGGGATGGAGACGTTGAAAGTAAATGA
- a CDS encoding Na(+)/H(+) antiporter subunit B — translation MKVNDVILKSVVRGVVFIVFTLGMYLFFAGHNAPGGGFIGGLVLGSGIVLLYLTYDIETVHKGMPFDFKKVAAIGVLLATGSAIASIFFDVPFLTQTAGYYNLPLIGEKHLSTVTIFEAGVALTVVGTLVTIILNISEDD, via the coding sequence TTGAAAGTAAATGATGTTATTTTAAAATCAGTTGTACGAGGCGTTGTTTTCATCGTCTTTACGCTTGGGATGTATTTATTTTTTGCAGGACATAATGCTCCAGGCGGAGGATTCATCGGCGGGTTAGTGCTTGGCTCGGGGATTGTCCTGTTATATTTGACGTACGATATTGAAACTGTGCATAAGGGGATGCCGTTCGACTTTAAAAAAGTGGCGGCAATCGGTGTATTGCTGGCGACCGGTTCGGCCATTGCCTCGATTTTCTTTGACGTACCATTTTTAACACAGACAGCTGGCTATTATAATCTCCCGTTAATAGGAGAAAAGCATTTGTCCACTGTTACGATTTTTGAAGCAGGTGTCGCATTGACGGTTGTCGGTACACTCGTAACGATTATTTTAAATATAAGTGAGGATGATTAG
- a CDS encoding Na(+)/H(+) antiporter subunit C, which produces MESLMIVLVGILVAVATYLILSRSVIRVIVGTAILSHAVHLLLLTVGGLKKGSVPLLGQAAAPYTDALPQALILTAIVISFAVTAFLLVLAYRMYLMNGTDDLGELGGSSDE; this is translated from the coding sequence ATGGAATCATTAATGATTGTACTTGTCGGCATTCTAGTCGCAGTCGCTACTTATTTAATCCTCTCTCGTAGTGTCATACGTGTGATTGTCGGCACCGCCATTTTATCTCATGCCGTTCATTTATTGTTATTGACGGTCGGCGGGTTAAAAAAAGGGAGTGTGCCGCTATTAGGTCAGGCGGCTGCACCATATACCGACGCTTTGCCACAAGCGTTGATTTTAACAGCAATCGTTATTAGTTTTGCTGTTACGGCCTTTTTACTCGTACTGGCTTATCGAATGTATTTAATGAACGGAACCGATGATCTAGGGGAACTTGGAGGGTCATCAGATGAATAA
- a CDS encoding Na+/H+ antiporter subunit D — protein sequence MNNIIVLPMIVPIITAALLVFLNNNIKLQRVVSLVTMIFVVGTSVVLLQLIQTEGIMRIDFSGWAPPFGILFVADSFSVLLVLTASLVTMFCLIYAFSTIGERHEKMYFYPFVLFLLAGVNGSFLTGDIFNLFVCFEVMLLASYVLVALGGGKIQLRESIKYVLINVVASWIFLVALAFLYGTLKTLNMAHIAQRVAEAGQDPLLTVVALVFLIVFALKGGLLLFFWLPGSYSVPPTAVQALFAALLTKVGMYALFRTFTLMFPLQPEITHTAIGVMAGLTIIAGCMGAFSGRDVRTIATYNVIISVGFILVALAIGTESAMAGAVYYLIHDMLGKALLFLLIGTMVLLTGEIVVKNMNGLIRIYPLFGWLFFIMMCALVGIPPLSGFIGKVLIGQGAVEAEAYILLALAFGSSIIVLYSLLRIFLASFFGETSINEEDKIRMPRGAMVSFILLTICIVGLGVGAEGLAVYVNDAAYTLSNPAVYIDAVLNTNK from the coding sequence ATGAATAATATAATTGTTTTACCAATGATCGTGCCGATTATAACGGCCGCATTGTTAGTATTTTTAAATAATAATATTAAACTTCAGCGGGTAGTAAGTTTAGTAACAATGATTTTCGTAGTGGGGACTTCTGTTGTCCTGCTGCAGCTTATTCAGACAGAAGGTATTATGCGTATAGACTTTAGTGGCTGGGCACCGCCGTTCGGTATTTTATTTGTTGCCGATTCATTTTCGGTACTCCTTGTTTTAACGGCAAGTCTTGTTACGATGTTCTGTTTAATTTATGCCTTTTCCACAATCGGCGAGCGTCATGAAAAAATGTACTTCTATCCGTTTGTATTATTCTTACTAGCAGGTGTAAACGGATCGTTTTTAACAGGCGATATTTTCAATTTATTCGTTTGTTTTGAAGTAATGCTTCTTGCGTCATACGTCCTTGTTGCTCTTGGCGGTGGAAAGATACAGCTGCGCGAGTCAATCAAGTATGTGCTCATTAATGTTGTCGCATCCTGGATTTTCCTCGTTGCACTGGCATTCTTGTATGGAACGCTAAAGACACTTAATATGGCGCATATTGCACAGCGTGTTGCAGAAGCCGGTCAAGACCCGTTATTAACGGTTGTCGCACTTGTTTTCCTAATTGTTTTTGCTTTAAAAGGAGGCTTGCTGCTGTTCTTTTGGCTGCCTGGTTCATACAGTGTGCCGCCAACAGCAGTACAGGCATTATTTGCGGCATTGTTAACAAAAGTCGGCATGTATGCATTGTTCCGTACGTTCACGCTCATGTTCCCGTTACAGCCGGAAATTACGCATACGGCTATCGGTGTGATGGCAGGGCTGACGATTATAGCGGGTTGTATGGGCGCATTTTCCGGACGAGATGTTCGGACAATTGCTACTTATAACGTCATCATTAGTGTTGGCTTTATACTGGTGGCACTTGCGATTGGAACAGAATCCGCAATGGCAGGAGCGGTCTATTATTTAATCCACGACATGCTCGGTAAGGCGTTACTGTTTTTACTTATTGGAACAATGGTGCTATTAACAGGGGAAATTGTCGTAAAAAATATGAATGGTTTAATTCGAATTTATCCATTGTTCGGCTGGCTGTTCTTTATTATGATGTGTGCACTTGTCGGAATTCCGCCGTTAAGCGGATTTATCGGGAAAGTATTGATCGGCCAGGGTGCTGTTGAAGCAGAGGCCTATATTTTATTGGCATTGGCATTTGGCTCGAGTATCATCGTACTCTATTCATTATTGCGTATTTTCCTTGCTTCATTTTTTGGAGAAACATCGATTAATGAAGAGGACAAAATTCGGATGCCACGTGGTGCGATGGTATCGTTCATACTCTTGACGATTTGTATCGTTGGCTTGGGAGTTGGCGCAGAAGGACTGGCGGTCTATGTTAATGACGCAGCATACACATTATCAAACCCTGCTGTTTACATTGATGCGGTTTTAAATACGAATAAATAA
- a CDS encoding Na+/H+ antiporter subunit E — translation MLGQFIINLFIAALWFLLKDDPTADFTTFMSGFLVGTLILYAMHRFFGTQFYLRRVLKIIKLILIFIRELLSSSISVLKQVLDPQMNFTPGIFTYETELRGDYQVTTLALLLTLTPGSVVMEVSEDNSTFYIHAMDIEESKETVLRSIGKFERAILEVTQ, via the coding sequence TTGTTAGGTCAATTTATTATTAATTTATTTATTGCGGCGCTTTGGTTTTTGTTAAAGGATGATCCAACTGCAGACTTTACGACATTTATGTCAGGATTTTTAGTCGGAACATTGATTTTATATGCTATGCACCGGTTTTTCGGAACACAGTTTTACTTGCGTCGTGTATTAAAGATTATTAAGCTCATCCTCATATTTATTCGAGAGCTGCTTTCATCAAGTATTTCAGTATTAAAACAAGTACTGGATCCACAGATGAATTTTACACCGGGTATTTTTACTTATGAAACAGAATTGAGAGGAGACTATCAAGTGACGACATTGGCCCTGTTATTAACGTTGACACCGGGTTCTGTTGTAATGGAAGTCTCAGAAGATAACAGTACATTTTATATTCATGCGATGGATATAGAAGAATCGAAAGAAACGGTACTCCGTTCAATCGGCAAGTTTGAACGTGCCATTTTGGAGGTGACACAATGA